In Amyelois transitella isolate CPQ chromosome W, ilAmyTran1.1, whole genome shotgun sequence, the genomic stretch GCGTATTGATTTCTGAGACTGATATTAAATAAGCTAAAGTAATTATATGTCATTGCGACGATTTATAGATTTGGAggttattaaaaatcgatgTCGATAACTAGTTccgtgaaattttatttttccagtTTTCGACATATgtcgatatttattttatttttatttttttaattcgatttAAGATCTTGGCTTCTTGTTTAGTGCTTTATTATTCTGTGttttaatcataaatattttagattgCTTACCATTAATCGACACTGTCGATGACTGGGTGTCGAATggttttcatattattttgtttccagATGGCACccagaaaaaattatacgtcCGAGCAAATGGCTAAAGCTGTTGATGCTGTCCGCAAAGGCGAAAAAGTTGCCGTTGCAGCTCGAAGATTTGGAGTGCCCAGAATCACACTGCACGATAAGTTATCTGGAAAAACTCAAATTAACTGTACAATGGGGCCCAGTACAGTGCTTTCAAAAATGCATTtagaaattttagaaaaatggtTGATAACAATGCCACTAAAACGCTTTCCGATTTGTAGAGACTCCTTACTAGATAGTGTccagaaaattataatagatCAAAAGATTCCCAATCCATTCACAGATAATAGACCTGGAAAGAAATGGTATCttgcttttttaaaaaggCACCCTAATTTGGCGGAAAAATACCTGAGAATTTGTCAATTGCTCGTGATAACGTCTCGGAAAAAGATATAAGAAATTGGTTTCAAGAAGTTGAAAGTTACTTAGAAGAAAAtaatctaaaggatattttaaaagatcCTAACAGAATTTTTAATGCGGATGAAAGTGCATTTTTTTATCACCGAAACCAGGCCCTGTTCTTGCACAGAAAGGTCAAAAACATTTGTATACTTCATGCGGTGATGACAAAGAAAACCTAACGGTTTTGTTTACTGGCAATGCTGCTGGCGTCCTTGCCCCGCCAATGATAGTTTTTAGCTATGAAAGGGTTCCCACATATATTGCATCCACTGTACCTGAAGATTGGGCGATAGGGAAATCCGAAAGCGGGTGGATGTGTAGCAGCacattttatgaatatgtcgtaaatatttttaacccaTGGCTTGAACAAAATATGATTCAAAaaccaataattttttttatagatggcCATAAATCACATCTTACCTTACACTTGTCGAATTTTTGTTCAGAACACGGAATAGAAGTTGTTGCGCTGTATCCTAATTCTACTCACCTGTTGCAGCCAATGGACTTAGCAGTTTTTAGGCCACTAAAATTATTCTGGAAGAAGACTGTCAACGAATGGAAAATGGAAAATCTGGGCCAAAacgttaaaaaagaaaattttgctCCACTGCTGAAAAAAGCTATAGAAAAATTAACTCCTGATTGCATTAAAAACGGATTCAGGGCCGGAGGCTTGTTTCCATTTGGTCCCGATTATATCGATATGTCCAAAATCAAAAACAGAGAAGAAGCTTCAGTTATTCAGTCCAATCCAGCATTAACagaatttgttaaatatttagaaaaagagATAATTGGTGTTTTTTCAGAAGAGAAGTTAGCTATGTTTCAGAATCTgttctataaaaaaagagaCACAGTTGAAAGTGACCTTCCCGAGGAAGACACCGCTTTGTACGTTATATGGGCCAAGAACAAATCTAAATGCTACTCTGACGACTGTGCAAGTTCATGCAACATCCTGCCGACATCTGAAGTTATTGAGTCACATTCGCCATCAACCCTGGAACCGATTAATATTTCAATGGATATTATAGACCATGTATCTCACTCCGAGACGGTAGTGGCTGAAAAAGAAGTTATAGACTTCGGAAACTCTTTAACACCTCAAAATTATTCTTTAGCCTCAGTTGAAGATATAAGAGAACAATCACCTATTATTGTTGACAGCGGTTTTGGAGGGGTTAATCAAAATCTTGAAGTTGAAGATTTTAATACATTGCAGAGAGTTGTTGAGTGTACGCCCAAAAAGATATCTACAATTACTCATCCTCCGTCACCATCAATACTTCAGCTTCCCAGTGATCCAGCTGTTACTGAAAGAAATGGCATACCCCAACCTGAAATAATAACGACGGCAAACAGTCAGTGGGCAGTAGACAACACAATCACGTCGAGCATTGTTCCCGAAAATAGATCACCTTTTTTGACTCCAGACAGACCAACACGCGCACCTATTTCAAGAACTATTCATACAGATAAAATAGCacccacaaaaaaaaacgatgGATGATGCATTAGGTATTATAGTACCATCAccttttaaaaagtttcttttttggCCGGAAgacgatataaataaaaagaaaaaaagaataaagagaGAAAAAATACCAGCAGCAGTAACAAGCAAGGCATGGCGCGAATaccatgaaaaaaaagaaaatgagaaaaaaaggcaacaaaaagaaaaagaagaacgAGCAAGAAAACGACAAGAAAAaaaggagttgaaagaaaacaatgcagaaaacaaaaagaaaaccatttctaaaaaaaataaaaagaagatacCCCGAATTGAATCATCTTCAGAAGAGTCAAGTTTAGAGATTGAGTTTGCTGAAAGTGATTGCAGCTATGCTGAAGATAATATTTCGGAAGATAATgacagagaaaatataatcaaCAAAATCAGTAAATCAGTTAACAGTTAAAGAAAACCattaaaacgtaaaaaacCAGTGTCTCCCACCACCACTGACTCTGATTTTGACATAGATGCCTCATGCTCACTTAGCACACTTACTACTAAGAAgaaagtaagtaaaactagacaaacaaataaaattacttcagGATGTTACGTAATAGTAACGtacgaaaataaatactttcccGGGAAGGTAGAAAAGGTAGAGAATAATCTATTCGAAGTTAGTGCAATGGTTTTGTCAATGGGCAACACCTTTAGATGGCCTGAAAAACCAGATAAAATATGGTACATATTTGatcaaataattgaaaaaattgataCACCCGTGCGTCTCAACAATAGAGggttttataaaatcaaagaaaTGCAAAAGTATTTACCtgacatatataattaaggatctcagtaaaaatatgtgatatataaatatatatatataatataaaatttggtaaaacgttaggtatatatatacttacttggATAAAATATGTGATCGTTTTATAGAACTTAGTTGCTCACTCACTTGTTTGTTCCTAACAGAGATATACATGTCGCGTCGACGGTGGCCGGAGGCGACTTCGGAGGCTCATTGTAAACATTTGTTTCCTCATTATTCATTTCGTGGGCGTTGAGTGGGTAATAAGTTAACAAACgccgacggcctctgtggcgcagcggtagcgcgcttgtctgtgtcaccggaggtcccgggttcgaatcccggcaagggcatgatgagaaacgaactttctctgattggcctgggtcttggatgtttatctatataagtatttattataaaaatatagtatcgttgagttagtatctcgtaacacaagtctcgaacttacttcgaggctaactcaatctgtgtttaatttgtcccgtatatatttatttattaaacgcCAT encodes the following:
- the LOC132904035 gene encoding uncharacterized protein LOC132904035, with protein sequence MIVFSYERVPTYIASTVPEDWAIGKSESGWMCSSTFYEYVVNIFNPWLEQNMIQKPIIFFIDGHKSHLTLHLSNFCSEHGIEVVALYPNSTHLLQPMDLAVFRPLKLFWKKTVNEWKMENLGQNVKKENFAPLLKKAIEKLTPDCIKNGFRAGGLFPFGPDYIDMSKIKNREEASVIQSNPALTEFVKYLEKEIIGVFSEEKLAMFQNLFYKKRDTVESDLPEEDTALYVIWAKNKSKCYSDDCASSCNILPTSEVIESHSPSTLEPINISMDIIDHVSHSETVVAEKEVIDFGNSLTPQNYSLASVEDIREQSPIIVDSGFGGVNQNLEVEDFNTLQRVVECTPKKISTITHPPSPSILQLPSDPAVTERNGIPQPEIITTANSQWAVDNTITSSIVPENRSPFLTPDRPTRAPISRTIHTDKIAPTKKNDG